The following are encoded in a window of Mycobacterium sp. ELW1 genomic DNA:
- a CDS encoding type B 50S ribosomal protein L31 codes for MKPGIHPDYRPVVFQDATTGTTFLTRSTITTSRTIDVETADGVRTYPLVVAEVTSESHPFWTGERRIMDAAGQVEKFRRRYGRTSCTDLRG; via the coding sequence ATGAAACCCGGTATCCACCCCGACTACCGCCCGGTGGTGTTCCAGGACGCCACGACCGGTACGACGTTCCTGACCCGTTCCACGATCACGACGTCGCGCACGATCGACGTGGAGACCGCCGATGGCGTGCGCACCTACCCTCTCGTGGTCGCGGAGGTCACGTCGGAGTCGCATCCGTTCTGGACGGGTGAGCGCCGGATCATGGACGCGGCGGGTCAGGTCGAGAAGTTCCGTCGCCGGTACGGCCGGACTAGCTGTACTGACCTGAGAGGTTAG
- a CDS encoding long-chain fatty acid--CoA ligase: MQSTMQNFPLTVSAILRYAATVHGDRTVTTATGDGFRHATYREVGQQAARLANALRRLGITGDDRVATFMWNNQEHLEAYVAVPSMGAVLHTLNIRLFPEQIEFVAYEAEDQVVIADLSLAPILAPVLPKMETVHTVIAVGFGDLEPFEASGKRVVRYHDVLAAESDEFDWPEIDENSAAAMCYTSGTTGHPKGVVYGHRSNYLHSMAVCSGNGLGLSFSDKALPIVPMFHANAWGLPYAALMAGADLVLPDRFMDPTSLVNLIESQRPTVAGAVPTIWNDVMNHLDRNPGHDISSLRLVSCGGSAVPVSLMKAFEEKFDVEIRQLWGMTETSPIATLAWPPPGLTPEKQWEVRGTQGRPICGVETRIVDDEGAVLPNDGEAVGELEVRGAWITGSYYRNTDESKFQSGWLRTGDVGRIDGQGYITLTDRAKDVIKSGGEWISSVELENFLIAHPAVREAAVVGVPDERWQERPLAAVVLHEGAEASPEELRNFLSDKVVRWWLPERWTFVDEIPRTSVGKYDKKTIRARHADDVYDVTHLG; encoded by the coding sequence ATGCAGAGCACGATGCAGAACTTTCCGCTGACCGTTTCCGCGATCCTGCGCTACGCCGCCACCGTCCACGGCGATCGGACCGTGACCACCGCGACCGGCGACGGCTTCCGCCACGCCACCTACCGCGAGGTCGGACAGCAGGCGGCCCGGCTGGCCAATGCGTTGCGGCGCCTGGGCATCACCGGCGACGACAGGGTCGCCACCTTCATGTGGAACAACCAGGAACACCTGGAGGCCTACGTCGCGGTGCCCTCGATGGGGGCGGTGCTGCACACGCTCAACATCCGGCTGTTCCCCGAACAGATCGAGTTCGTCGCCTACGAGGCCGAGGATCAAGTGGTGATCGCCGACCTGTCGCTGGCGCCGATCCTGGCCCCCGTGCTGCCCAAGATGGAGACGGTGCACACGGTGATCGCCGTCGGCTTCGGCGATCTGGAGCCCTTCGAGGCCTCTGGCAAGCGGGTGGTGCGCTACCACGACGTCCTCGCCGCCGAGTCCGATGAGTTCGACTGGCCGGAGATCGACGAAAACTCAGCTGCTGCAATGTGTTACACCAGCGGCACCACCGGACATCCGAAGGGTGTGGTCTACGGACATCGGTCGAACTACCTGCACTCGATGGCGGTCTGCAGCGGCAACGGGCTCGGACTCAGCTTCTCCGACAAGGCCTTACCGATCGTCCCGATGTTCCACGCCAACGCCTGGGGACTGCCCTATGCGGCGTTGATGGCCGGCGCCGACCTGGTGCTGCCCGATCGATTCATGGATCCCACCTCGTTGGTGAACCTGATCGAAAGCCAGCGCCCGACGGTGGCCGGGGCGGTGCCGACCATCTGGAACGATGTGATGAACCACCTGGACCGCAACCCGGGTCACGACATCTCGTCCCTGCGGCTGGTGTCCTGCGGCGGGTCGGCTGTACCGGTGTCGCTGATGAAGGCGTTCGAGGAAAAGTTCGATGTGGAGATCCGCCAGCTGTGGGGGATGACCGAAACGTCGCCGATCGCCACGCTGGCCTGGCCGCCACCGGGCTTGACCCCCGAAAAGCAGTGGGAGGTGCGCGGAACGCAGGGCCGACCGATCTGCGGTGTGGAAACCCGCATCGTCGACGACGAGGGCGCGGTGCTGCCCAACGACGGCGAGGCGGTCGGTGAGCTGGAGGTCCGCGGTGCGTGGATCACCGGCTCCTACTACCGCAACACCGACGAGTCGAAGTTCCAGTCGGGCTGGTTGCGCACCGGGGACGTGGGCCGCATCGACGGCCAGGGCTACATCACGTTGACCGACCGGGCCAAGGACGTCATCAAGTCCGGTGGTGAGTGGATCTCGTCGGTCGAACTCGAGAACTTCCTGATCGCCCATCCCGCGGTGCGGGAGGCCGCGGTGGTCGGGGTGCCCGACGAACGCTGGCAGGAGCGGCCGCTGGCCGCGGTGGTGCTGCACGAAGGGGCCGAGGCCTCGCCCGAGGAACTACGGAATTTCCTGTCCGACAAGGTTGTTCGGTGGTGGCTGCCGGAACGGTGGACATTCGTCGACGAGATTCCGCGGACCAGTGTCGGCAAGTACGACAAGAAGACCATCCGCGCCAGGCACGCCGACGACGTCTACGACGTCACCCACCTCGGCTAG
- a CDS encoding CsbD family protein produces MAGNSGPEEGIKGVVEDVKGKAKEVVGTVTGRDDLTEEGKAQQDKAEAQRDAAAKEAEAEKARGEAKAQEKRQESHQ; encoded by the coding sequence ATGGCAGGCAACAGCGGACCCGAAGAGGGCATCAAGGGCGTCGTCGAAGACGTCAAGGGCAAGGCCAAGGAAGTCGTCGGCACCGTGACCGGCCGCGACGACCTCACCGAAGAGGGCAAGGCCCAACAGGACAAGGCTGAGGCCCAGCGTGACGCCGCAGCCAAGGAAGCCGAGGCCGAGAAGGCTCGCGGTGAGGCGAAGGCCCAGGAGAAGCGACAAGAGTCGCACCAGTAG
- a CDS encoding oxygenase MpaB family protein, translated as MKLPLPHQLLERKIRGDFDKNIRGKFFRGLEFAEPEGDPGWFGPGSAVWHVHSHTPALIFGLQCAAFIERFDPSIFWMGSDHSRVVEHDEDGNPTGRLDLKGSGVRLAHSVAFFIGTAYGSTATAERVAQTVRAMHHTIKGVRPDGLAYDADDPDWLRWNYATVVWGIATGHELYHPTPLRNIDRYYGEFVRVGHALGGTDLPSTKAETLECLRSYLPRLALTHGAAMFTGPNLQNNPDVPQEAKFFDWAIRDSMPDWAAQMLGYQPPHPVERAARRAATWAALGGTHLAMDPLPEFQQACRRVANGTMTGHTEPSYVLGSDPVRSREAVEQMV; from the coding sequence ATGAAACTGCCACTGCCACACCAGCTTCTCGAGCGCAAGATCAGAGGCGATTTCGACAAGAACATCCGGGGGAAGTTCTTTCGTGGCCTCGAGTTCGCCGAGCCGGAGGGCGACCCGGGCTGGTTCGGTCCCGGTAGCGCGGTCTGGCATGTGCATTCGCACACCCCCGCATTGATCTTCGGACTGCAGTGCGCCGCGTTCATCGAGCGCTTCGATCCGAGCATCTTCTGGATGGGCTCCGACCACTCCCGGGTCGTCGAGCACGACGAGGACGGCAACCCCACCGGCCGGCTCGACCTCAAAGGGTCCGGGGTTCGCCTGGCCCACTCGGTGGCGTTCTTCATCGGAACCGCCTATGGATCCACCGCCACCGCCGAGCGGGTCGCCCAAACCGTGCGGGCCATGCACCACACGATCAAGGGTGTTCGACCCGACGGCCTGGCCTATGACGCCGACGATCCGGACTGGCTGCGCTGGAATTACGCCACCGTGGTCTGGGGGATCGCGACGGGCCACGAGCTCTATCACCCGACGCCGCTGCGCAACATCGACCGCTACTACGGCGAGTTCGTCCGGGTCGGCCATGCCCTTGGCGGCACCGACCTGCCGTCGACAAAGGCCGAGACCCTGGAGTGCCTGCGGTCGTATCTCCCGCGGCTGGCGCTGACCCACGGTGCCGCCATGTTCACCGGGCCAAACCTGCAGAACAATCCGGACGTCCCGCAGGAGGCCAAGTTCTTCGACTGGGCGATTCGCGACAGCATGCCCGACTGGGCTGCGCAGATGCTGGGGTATCAACCGCCTCATCCGGTCGAGCGGGCCGCGCGGCGTGCCGCAACCTGGGCTGCCCTCGGCGGGACGCACCTCGCGATGGATCCACTGCCGGAGTTCCAGCAAGCCTGCCGGCGGGTGGCCAACGGCACCATGACCGGCCACACCGAGCCGTCCTACGTGTTGGGCAGCGATCCGGTCCGAAGCCGCGAGGCCGTCGAACAGATGGTGTGA
- a CDS encoding cupin domain-containing protein, translating to MTMRLVTCAAIVLLLCSAMPTVTASATPPDGDVTRTELAKGDTETPVSITTDGPTTQIVQSLSMAPGASSGWHTHPGTELSVITGGSVALQTAGTCAPVTYAAGQAVAIPAGVPHRVANDSGAHAEVVVTYTLPVAAPVREDAPDMCAG from the coding sequence ATGACCATGCGACTGGTGACCTGCGCCGCGATCGTGCTGCTGCTGTGCTCGGCGATGCCCACCGTAACGGCCTCGGCGACGCCGCCCGACGGCGACGTGACGCGCACCGAGCTCGCCAAGGGCGACACCGAGACGCCGGTGTCGATCACCACCGACGGGCCCACCACGCAGATCGTCCAGAGCTTGTCGATGGCGCCCGGCGCGTCCAGCGGTTGGCATACCCACCCCGGCACCGAGCTGTCGGTGATCACCGGCGGGTCGGTGGCATTGCAGACCGCCGGTACGTGTGCCCCGGTGACCTACGCGGCCGGGCAGGCGGTCGCTATCCCCGCGGGCGTTCCGCATCGCGTTGCCAACGATTCCGGCGCGCACGCCGAGGTCGTCGTCACCTACACGCTTCCGGTCGCCGCCCCGGTCCGTGAGGACGCTCCCGACATGTGCGCCGGCTAG
- a CDS encoding nitroreductase/quinone reductase family protein, with protein sequence MTSTPRQRVVNFVQRRVANPLMRLVPVQTLLETTGRKSGQPRTTPIGGRLEGDAFWLVSEFGDRSQYVRNIAANPRVRVRVRGRWHSGTAVVLPDDDARARLAELPRMNSAAVRAMGDNLLTIRVDLD encoded by the coding sequence ATGACCTCGACTCCACGGCAGCGCGTCGTCAACTTCGTCCAGCGCCGGGTCGCCAACCCGCTGATGCGGCTGGTCCCCGTTCAGACTCTGCTGGAGACGACCGGACGGAAGTCCGGCCAACCGCGAACCACCCCGATCGGTGGCCGGCTCGAGGGCGACGCGTTCTGGTTGGTGTCGGAATTCGGCGATCGATCCCAATACGTCCGCAACATCGCGGCAAACCCGCGGGTACGGGTCCGCGTCCGCGGTCGCTGGCACAGCGGAACCGCCGTGGTCTTACCTGACGACGACGCGCGAGCGCGGCTGGCCGAGCTTCCCCGGATGAACAGTGCGGCGGTACGTGCGATGGGAGACAACCTGCTCACCATCCGCGTGGACTTGGATTAG
- a CDS encoding TetR family transcriptional regulator — protein sequence MPSATRWAGLSAADRQAERRALLVRAAYALFGDGGEAAVSVRSVCRAAELNSRYFYESFADTDALLGAVYDEVAGELGGILTAAMAGARDRRARLQAGIRAVLDFSSADPRRGKILFTEARTNPILAARRTLAQDHVRELVLDEHRRTAPESDRVATEVGAAMYAGAMAELAQQWLAGTLGDDVDAVVAHAVRLLLPN from the coding sequence ATGCCGAGTGCCACCCGGTGGGCCGGTTTGTCCGCCGCCGACCGCCAGGCCGAGCGCCGGGCCCTTCTGGTCCGCGCCGCCTACGCGTTGTTCGGCGACGGCGGGGAAGCTGCGGTATCCGTGCGGTCGGTGTGCCGGGCGGCCGAACTCAACTCCCGCTACTTCTACGAGAGCTTCGCCGACACCGACGCACTTCTGGGCGCCGTGTACGACGAGGTGGCGGGAGAGCTCGGTGGGATCCTGACCGCGGCGATGGCCGGTGCCCGCGACCGGCGAGCCCGGCTACAGGCCGGCATCCGAGCCGTGCTCGACTTCAGCTCGGCCGACCCGCGGCGCGGCAAGATCCTGTTCACCGAGGCCCGCACCAACCCCATCCTGGCCGCCCGGCGAACCCTGGCCCAGGACCACGTCCGCGAGCTCGTCCTCGACGAGCATCGCCGCACCGCACCCGAATCCGACCGGGTGGCAACCGAAGTCGGTGCAGCGATGTATGCCGGCGCGATGGCCGAGTTGGCTCAGCAGTGGCTGGCCGGCACGCTCGGCGATGACGTCGACGCCGTCGTCGCCCATGCCGTCCGGCTACTGCTGCCGAACTAG
- a CDS encoding YnfA family protein, translating into MVVLKSAALFLAAALLEIGGAWLVWQGIREHRGWIWVGFGVIALGAYGFVATLQPDAHFGRILAAYGGVFIAGSLLWGMAADGFRPDRWDVTGSVICLVGVALIMYGPRG; encoded by the coding sequence GTGGTTGTGCTGAAATCGGCGGCCCTGTTCCTGGCCGCGGCGCTGCTGGAGATCGGCGGCGCCTGGCTGGTGTGGCAGGGCATCCGCGAACACCGCGGCTGGATTTGGGTCGGCTTTGGTGTAATCGCTTTGGGGGCTTACGGTTTCGTCGCGACGCTGCAGCCCGATGCGCACTTCGGCCGGATCCTGGCTGCGTACGGTGGGGTGTTCATCGCGGGTTCACTGCTGTGGGGCATGGCGGCCGACGGGTTCCGCCCGGACCGCTGGGATGTGACCGGTTCGGTGATCTGCCTGGTGGGGGTGGCGCTGATCATGTACGGCCCGCGGGGCTGA
- a CDS encoding YncE family protein: MANTAGVTEGSTVTGVAVAERAAAERSLWLSSLPSIRRAPISDLLPQLLGGAGLEPLTEPIAAPVMTVARTLAVGHGPVSDIAVSPDGRHLVTAHYGADVVCVIDTATLSVTATIDGLSEPYAAVIVGDRAYVSAASNAEDAVVAVDTRTATPLAAKTFDMTLSGLAVSPAGDVLFVGRTGEDDLDIAVIDIESGSVSSIAIPAAPGSSIETVRLNADGTRLFAALTTPTGGMLAIIDTRARAVKASVSIDGSIGDIAVVPNGRTIFATGWDVDLGGVIHVIDVARARVTDTIDMGGVPTQLVLSRGGACAYIVDRDEIAVMCTATTEIVDNVVIGPQLSCLAVDPVRNRLYAADYAGAITAVRLDPAVPQPQLAVAAS; the protein is encoded by the coding sequence ATGGCAAACACAGCGGGAGTTACGGAAGGGTCCACTGTCACCGGTGTCGCGGTGGCTGAGCGGGCCGCCGCAGAGCGCTCCTTGTGGCTGTCGTCGCTGCCGTCGATCCGGCGGGCCCCGATCAGCGACCTGCTGCCGCAGCTGCTGGGCGGCGCCGGACTGGAGCCGCTGACCGAGCCGATCGCAGCGCCGGTGATGACCGTGGCGCGCACGCTCGCAGTCGGGCATGGACCCGTCAGCGACATCGCCGTCAGTCCCGATGGCCGTCATCTCGTCACCGCCCACTACGGCGCCGACGTGGTGTGCGTCATCGACACCGCGACGCTGTCGGTCACCGCGACCATCGACGGGCTCAGCGAGCCCTACGCGGCCGTGATCGTCGGTGATCGCGCCTATGTCAGTGCAGCCTCCAACGCCGAGGATGCCGTCGTCGCCGTCGACACCCGCACCGCAACGCCGCTCGCGGCCAAGACGTTCGACATGACCCTCTCCGGCCTGGCCGTCAGCCCGGCCGGCGACGTGCTCTTCGTCGGCAGGACCGGCGAGGACGATCTCGATATCGCGGTCATCGACATCGAATCCGGCTCCGTCAGCAGCATCGCCATCCCGGCCGCGCCCGGCTCCTCCATCGAGACCGTTCGACTCAACGCCGACGGCACGCGTTTGTTCGCCGCGCTGACCACCCCGACGGGCGGCATGCTGGCGATCATCGACACCAGGGCCCGCGCGGTCAAGGCCAGCGTGTCCATCGACGGCTCGATCGGTGACATCGCAGTTGTGCCCAACGGCCGCACCATTTTTGCCACCGGATGGGACGTCGACCTCGGCGGTGTCATCCATGTCATCGACGTCGCCCGTGCTCGGGTCACCGACACCATCGACATGGGCGGTGTCCCGACGCAGCTGGTGCTCAGCCGCGGCGGCGCCTGCGCCTACATCGTCGATCGTGACGAGATCGCGGTGATGTGCACCGCCACCACCGAGATCGTCGACAACGTCGTCATCGGTCCCCAGCTGTCCTGCCTGGCGGTCGACCCGGTGCGGAACCGGCTGTACGCGGCGGACTACGCCGGCGCGATCACCGCCGTCCGGCTGGATCCGGCCGTGCCGCAGCCCCAGTTGGCCGTCGCGGCATCCTGA
- a CDS encoding amino acid ABC transporter substrate-binding protein/permease — protein sequence MLTTGLFAPARASADGENYLIATDTTFAPFEFQDKQGNFVGIDMDLIRAIAEDQKFTVDIKPLGFDAALQAVQANQVDGVIAGMSITDKRKQVFDFSEPYFESGIQMAVLKTNNDIKSYDDLRGKRVAVKNGTQGATFANSIKDKYGFQVVSFADSSSMFDEVKTGNSVAVFEDYPVLLYGIAQGNGFKTVTPKEEPTGYGFAVNKGRNAELIKKFNAGLDNLKKSGQYDKIVNRYLGEGAANDDNSFFGLIKSTYPILLQGLKMTVILTVVSISIALVLGVIFGLFRVSRSIVLRAIGTTFVDIFRGTPLLVQAFFIYFGIPSALGFQMSALTAGIITLSLNAGAYMTEIVRGGIQSVDKGQMEAARSLGIGYLPTMRKVILPQAIRTMIPSYINQFVITLKDTSILSVIGIAELTQTGRIIIAGNFQSFKMWLIIGIIYFIVIMALTKLSDRVEKRIVK from the coding sequence ATGCTCACCACCGGACTGTTCGCGCCCGCACGGGCCTCAGCCGACGGCGAGAACTACCTGATCGCCACCGACACCACCTTCGCTCCGTTCGAATTCCAGGACAAGCAAGGCAATTTCGTCGGAATCGACATGGATCTCATCCGCGCGATCGCCGAGGATCAGAAATTCACCGTCGACATCAAACCGCTCGGCTTCGACGCCGCACTGCAGGCCGTACAGGCCAACCAGGTCGACGGCGTGATCGCCGGGATGTCGATCACCGACAAGCGCAAACAGGTCTTCGATTTCTCCGAGCCGTACTTCGAGTCCGGTATTCAGATGGCGGTGCTGAAGACCAACAACGACATCAAGTCCTACGACGACCTGCGCGGCAAGCGGGTGGCAGTCAAGAACGGCACCCAAGGCGCAACCTTCGCCAACTCCATCAAGGACAAGTACGGCTTCCAGGTGGTCTCGTTCGCCGACTCCTCGTCGATGTTCGACGAGGTCAAGACCGGCAACTCGGTGGCGGTGTTCGAGGACTACCCGGTGCTGCTGTACGGCATCGCGCAGGGCAACGGTTTCAAGACCGTCACGCCCAAGGAGGAGCCGACCGGCTACGGCTTCGCGGTGAACAAGGGCCGCAACGCCGAGCTGATCAAGAAGTTCAACGCCGGCCTGGACAACCTCAAGAAGTCCGGTCAGTACGACAAGATCGTCAACCGCTACCTCGGCGAAGGCGCCGCCAACGACGACAACTCGTTCTTCGGACTGATCAAGAGCACCTACCCGATCCTGCTGCAGGGCCTGAAGATGACCGTCATCCTGACGGTCGTCTCGATCTCGATCGCCCTGGTGCTCGGGGTCATCTTCGGCCTGTTCCGGGTGTCCCGCTCGATAGTGTTGCGTGCCATCGGCACGACGTTCGTCGACATCTTCCGCGGCACCCCGCTACTGGTGCAGGCCTTCTTCATCTACTTCGGCATCCCGTCGGCGCTGGGCTTCCAGATGAGTGCGCTGACCGCGGGCATCATCACCCTGTCGCTGAACGCGGGCGCGTACATGACCGAAATCGTGCGCGGCGGCATTCAATCCGTCGACAAAGGACAGATGGAAGCGGCCCGCAGTCTGGGCATCGGATATCTGCCTACGATGCGTAAAGTCATACTCCCCCAGGCTATCCGGACGATGATCCCGTCGTACATCAACCAGTTCGTGATCACGCTGAAGGACACCTCGATCCTGTCGGTGATCGGCATCGCCGAGCTGACGCAGACCGGGCGCATCATCATCGCCGGGAACTTCCAGTCGTTCAAGATGTGGCTGATCATCGGGATCATCTACTTCATCGTCATCATGGCGCTCACCAAACTCTCCGACCGCGTCGAGAAAAGGATCGTGAAATGA
- a CDS encoding MFS transporter — protein sequence MTEATTRAPGRAYRVLLTQGTLYTTGTQLANVSVVLPFICAQEGYYWAAGLLYPAYCIGIVGGNSLSPYILARARHLKHLVIAATTLLMATLVVVSAFSAWTKWFIAGIFLAVSLATGVVGGVSKVAFSEVVSSKLAEQRRSDLILTQGAIGAILAIGTTLVLLPFLAQRDPAHSHLDLLWLGSSGLLAAAIAAVFIGPVRASEVDRVTFKDTYRDGVRAARSQSWFRRYALVQLLFVPVSLGTSFYSIHASVNHSDTAGSLHVLVISSSIGMVAGAVFWRFVSRALGVRGMLINSALLGSAAAAICVVMEYRDDLNHIWIYGIVFILATMANQAIFSAGLAWIGAFAAEDHRATLLGFGSLIIAVESSLLGAALGAVAEGAAVVGPIITILGLNVLAGVAAVWVAPGREGLVRQQ from the coding sequence ATGACCGAGGCGACTACGCGTGCGCCGGGCCGGGCCTATCGGGTGCTGCTCACCCAGGGCACGCTGTACACGACGGGCACCCAGCTGGCCAACGTGTCGGTGGTGCTGCCGTTCATCTGCGCCCAGGAGGGCTACTACTGGGCGGCCGGCCTGCTCTATCCCGCCTACTGCATCGGGATAGTCGGGGGTAACTCACTGTCGCCCTACATTCTCGCCAGAGCTCGTCACCTCAAACACCTGGTCATCGCCGCCACCACCCTGCTGATGGCCACGTTGGTGGTCGTCAGCGCGTTCTCGGCATGGACCAAGTGGTTCATCGCGGGCATCTTCCTGGCGGTGTCATTGGCCACCGGAGTCGTCGGGGGAGTGTCGAAAGTCGCCTTCTCCGAGGTGGTTTCGAGCAAGTTGGCGGAGCAGCGTCGCAGCGATCTGATTCTCACGCAGGGTGCCATCGGCGCGATCCTGGCGATCGGGACGACCCTGGTGTTGCTGCCATTCCTGGCTCAGCGCGACCCGGCGCACAGCCATCTGGACCTGCTCTGGCTGGGCTCGTCGGGACTGCTTGCCGCCGCGATAGCCGCGGTGTTCATCGGCCCGGTGCGGGCATCCGAGGTCGACCGGGTTACGTTCAAGGACACCTACCGCGACGGTGTGCGGGCGGCACGATCGCAATCGTGGTTTCGCCGCTACGCGCTCGTCCAGTTGCTGTTCGTCCCGGTCAGCCTCGGCACCTCGTTCTACAGCATCCACGCCTCGGTGAACCACAGTGACACCGCCGGCAGCCTGCACGTGCTGGTCATCTCGTCGAGCATCGGCATGGTGGCGGGCGCTGTGTTCTGGCGCTTCGTCAGCCGCGCGCTCGGGGTGCGCGGCATGTTGATCAACAGCGCTCTGCTCGGTTCGGCGGCCGCCGCGATCTGCGTGGTGATGGAGTACCGCGACGACCTCAACCACATCTGGATCTACGGCATCGTGTTCATCCTGGCGACCATGGCCAACCAAGCCATCTTCAGCGCCGGCCTGGCCTGGATCGGTGCCTTCGCGGCCGAGGATCACCGCGCCACCCTGCTGGGTTTCGGTTCGCTGATCATCGCCGTGGAATCGTCGCTTCTGGGTGCGGCGCTCGGCGCGGTGGCCGAGGGTGCCGCGGTGGTCGGCCCGATCATCACGATCCTGGGCCTCAATGTCCTCGCCGGCGTGGCGGCGGTGTGGGTGGCGCCCGGCCGAGAGGGACTAGTTCGGCAGCAGTAG
- a CDS encoding DUF3060 domain-containing protein, with protein sequence MNPDDDPEKRIRDLERPLTEQAHTSELGTSVPPPGNWSPPPPGYYGPPPSVPASAPGLRLGWIVFVLLVLGLTVGGGAILITSHLNASRTSPGLPTISGGGGTFTTATRPSRSTPAPPSNSAATVAPPASGANLSVSGVNENKRLACDDSVVTISGMDNTVVITGHCKRVQVSGMNNIVTVDVADAIEASGMDNKITYHGGSPTVDKSGFSNTVEPG encoded by the coding sequence ATGAACCCAGACGACGATCCCGAGAAACGCATTCGGGACCTCGAGCGTCCACTCACCGAGCAGGCGCACACCAGCGAGCTGGGCACCTCGGTACCGCCGCCGGGCAACTGGTCACCGCCGCCCCCGGGGTATTACGGGCCACCGCCGTCAGTTCCGGCATCCGCACCGGGCCTGCGCCTCGGCTGGATTGTGTTCGTGCTGTTGGTACTTGGGCTCACCGTCGGCGGCGGCGCGATCCTGATCACCAGTCACCTCAACGCCAGCCGGACCTCGCCGGGCCTGCCCACCATCTCCGGCGGCGGTGGCACGTTCACCACGGCCACCCGGCCCAGTCGCAGCACCCCGGCTCCGCCGTCGAATTCGGCTGCCACGGTGGCCCCGCCCGCATCGGGCGCCAATCTCAGCGTCTCCGGTGTCAACGAGAACAAGCGGCTCGCGTGCGACGACAGCGTGGTCACCATCAGCGGCATGGACAACACCGTGGTGATCACCGGCCACTGCAAGCGCGTTCAGGTGTCCGGTATGAACAACATCGTGACCGTCGATGTGGCCGACGCCATCGAGGCATCGGGGATGGATAACAAAATCACCTACCACGGCGGCTCACCAACGGTCGACAAGTCCGGCTTCTCCAACACTGTCGAGCCGGGCTGA
- a CDS encoding IS481 family transposase has product MVHRNAPLSETGRLRLARCVVEDGWTLRRAAERFQVAVTTAARWARRYRELGEAGMADRSSRPHHSPNQTPTRTERRIIKVRVLRRWGPARIAYLLGLNVSTVHNVLRRYGLAKLRWLDRPTGRVIRRMESASPGDLVHVDVKKVGKIPAGGGWRMLGRSAGNHHSRKDRSIGTGSDRSGRRGYHFLHTAIDAHSRLAYSELLIDERKDTAADFWQRANEWFNACGFTVRKVLTDNGSCYRSHSFRDALGQIEHRRTKPYRPQTNGKVERFHRTLADEWAYARLYTSDAERCAEFPRWLHTYNHHRGHTALGGQPPATRVPNLSGQYS; this is encoded by the coding sequence ATGGTCCACCGTAATGCCCCCTTGTCCGAAACCGGTCGTCTGCGGCTGGCACGTTGCGTTGTCGAGGATGGCTGGACGCTGCGACGGGCGGCCGAGCGGTTCCAGGTTGCGGTCACTACCGCTGCGCGCTGGGCCCGCCGCTACCGCGAACTAGGCGAAGCCGGCATGGCCGACCGCAGCTCACGCCCACATCACAGCCCTAATCAAACCCCCACACGCACCGAGCGGCGCATCATTAAAGTCCGAGTACTTCGACGTTGGGGACCGGCTCGCATTGCTTATCTGCTGGGACTGAATGTCTCGACTGTCCACAACGTGTTGAGGCGCTACGGCCTAGCCAAGCTGCGGTGGCTGGACCGGCCCACCGGGCGAGTTATCCGGCGGATGGAGTCAGCCAGCCCCGGCGACCTGGTGCATGTCGATGTCAAGAAGGTAGGCAAGATCCCGGCTGGCGGCGGATGGCGCATGTTGGGCCGCAGCGCAGGAAATCATCACTCCCGCAAGGACAGAAGCATAGGAACTGGCAGCGACCGTTCCGGGCGGCGTGGTTATCACTTCTTGCACACCGCCATCGACGCTCACTCCCGGCTGGCCTACTCCGAACTGCTAATCGACGAACGCAAAGACACAGCTGCTGACTTCTGGCAAAGGGCTAACGAATGGTTCAACGCATGCGGCTTCACCGTACGGAAAGTGTTGACAGACAACGGCTCCTGTTACCGATCCCACTCATTCCGAGATGCACTCGGGCAGATCGAACATCGTCGAACCAAACCCTATCGACCCCAGACGAACGGCAAGGTGGAGCGATTCCACCGAACCCTTGCCGATGAATGGGCATATGCGCGGCTCTACACCAGCGACGCCGAACGGTGCGCGGAGTTCCCTCGCTGGCTGCATACCTACAATCACCATCGCGGCCACACCGCACTCGGCGGCCAACCACCCGCCACCCGCGTACCTAACCTCTCAGGTCAGTACAGCTAG